A genomic region of Fusarium falciforme chromosome 4, complete sequence contains the following coding sequences:
- a CDS encoding Bifunctional cytochrome P450/NADPH--P450 reductase, with protein sequence MPSLLRRKSKARNGDSNITPIPEPPALPWLGHIAEFKSEDSLQDLTRLHEIYGDIYRLRFPEGKSYILLGSNKLVNEVCDETRFQKSINNELWEVRNLANDGLFTAKPGEENWGIAHRVLMPAFGPVNIRGMFDEMYDIATQLALKWARHGPSQAILAADDFTRLAFDTIALCSMDFRFNSFYRDTAHPFISSMGDVLTESGKRFQRPSVAKVFYRAITKKYFQDIKMMREVADEVVSARRANPESKKKDLLAAMMNGVDPKTGKKMNDVSITDNLITFLVAGHETTSGTLSFLFYSLLKNPDCYQKAQKEVDDIMGKEPITVEKIFKLRYIPAALRETLRVCSPIPGVAMEALKDTLLDYKYPIAKGDVLSPFLTVAHLDPRVFGEDAHLFRPERMLDENFERLQKEHPNCWKPFGNGVRACIGRPFAWQEMLLAVALLLQNFNFSMDDPGYNLRIAETLTVKPKDFYIRASLRHGMSPLDLEHKLRGTTAEPTATTNGAAKDEKHEVSESDGKRISIFYGSNSGTCESLAQRLAADAASHGFTASCIESLDVAKENLPTNQPVVIITSSYEGQPPDNAAHFVSWLKNLEGKPLDKVSYAVFGVGHREWSATFHRVPKLVNTELQEHGAKRVAEIGLTDTSDRDPFTDFETWEDNVLWPALQKEGPDSEPKIAMPQTDLSVCVSMPRSSTLRQDVNEAIVTATRDLSGPGVPLKKHFEIALPSEVSYRAGDYLCILPINPRETVSRVFRHFKLSWDAVLTIEGEKRVALPMSQPTSAWNILSAYVELAQPATKRNILSLAEYTSDAETKRSLRDLAGDKLQEEVTKKRVSVMDLLERFPKIELPLAPFLTMLPPMRIRQYSIASSPLKSPHHVSVTYSILDEPSLSGQGRHIGVATNYLSNLSTNDLVHVAIRPSHVAFHLPLTPETTPIICVAAGAGVGPFRAFVEERAQQMAAGRKLAPALLFFGCRGKTDDLYREAFDAWEKQGAVVVKRAYSRETSEETKNCKYVQHRMVKEKHEVAELWDRGAKLYVCGSRDMGKAVEEACVGLLQELNDMSEKEARMFVEEVRNQRFATDVFT encoded by the exons ATGCCGTCTTTGCTTCGACGGAAATCCAAAGCTAGGAATGGAGACAGCAACATCACCCCGATCCCAGAACCGCCGGCGCTCCCCTGGCTTGGACACATTGCCGAGTTCAAATCGGAGGATTCATTGCAAGACCTCACCCGACTCCATGAGATCTATG GCGACATCTACAGACTACGCTTTCCCGAGGGAAAGTCATACATCCTGCTCGGCTCAAACAAACTCGTCAACGAAGTCTGCGACGAAACACGATTCCAAAAGTCCATCAACAACGAACTCTGGGAAGTCAGAAACCTCGCCAACGACGGACTCTTCACGGCAAAGCCTGGCGAGGAGAACTGGGGTATCGCCCACCGCGTCTTGATGCCCGCCTTTGGCCCCGTGAACATCAGGGGCATGTTTGACGAGATGTACGATATTGCGACACAGTTGGCTCTCAAGTGGGCGAGACATGGTCCTTCACAGGCTATTCTTGCTGCTGATGATTTTACGCGGTTGGCGTTTGATACTATTGCGCTTTGCAGTATGGACTTTCGGTTTAATTCGTTCTATCGCGATACGGCGCATCCTTTTATCAGCAGCATGGGTGATGTTCTCACCGAGTCCGGGAAGCGATTTCAGCGTCCTTCTGTGGCCAAGGTGTTCTACCGCGCCATAACGAAAAAGTACTTTCAAGACATCAAAATGATGCGGGAGGTCGCAGACGAAGTCGTGTCAGCTCGGAGAGCCAATCCTGaaagcaagaagaaggatcttttggcggccatgatgaacggtgtcgaccccaagacggggaagaagatgaatgATGTCAGTATCACAGATAACCTCATTACTTTCTTGGTTGCTGGTCATGAAACGACGTCTGGCACGTTGTCGTTCTTGTTTTACTCGTTGCTCAAGAACCCGGATTGTTACCAAAAGGCCCAGAAGGAGGTGGATGACATTATGGGCAAGGAGCCTATTACCGTTGAGAAGATCTTTAAGCTGAGATATATCCCGGCC GCCCTTCGCGAAACCCTCCGTGTCTGCTCCCCAATCCCCGGCGTTGCAATGGAAGCCCTCAAAGATACCCTCCTCGACTACAAGTACCCAATCGCAAAAGGCGACGTCCTCAGCCCCTTCCTAACAGTCGCCCACCTCGACCCCCGAGTCTTTGGCGAAGACGCCCACCTCTTCCGCCCCGAACGCATGCTCGACGAAAACTTTGAGCGTCTCCAAAAAGAACATCCAAACTGCTGGAAACCCTTTGGTAACGGCGTGCGGGCGTGTATCGGACGGCCGTTTGCGTGGCAGGAAATGTTGCTTGCTGTTGCGCTCCTGTTGCAGAACTTCAACTTTTCGATGGATGATCCGGGGTATAATCTGAGGATCGCGGAGACGCTCACGGTTAAGCCgaaggacttttatatcaGAGCTTCGTTGAGGCATGGGATGTCGCCTTTGGATTTGGAACACAAACTTCGTGGGACGACGGCTGAACCGACGGCTACGACGAATGGCGCAGCTAAGGACGAAAAGCACGAGGTTTCAGAGTCTGATGGGAAGAGAATCAGCATCTTCTACGGCTCCAATAGTGGTACCTGTGAGTCCCTCGCTCAGCGTCTCGCAGCAGATGCCGCCTCCCACGGCTTCACCGCATCATGCATCGAATCCCTCGACGTCGCCAAAGAGAACCTCCCCACCAACCAacccgtcgtcatcatcacatcCTCCTACGAAGGCCAGCCCCCAGACAACGCAGCACACTTTGTCTCCTGGCTCAAGAACCTTGAAGGTAAACCTCTTGACAAGGTGTCTTATGCTGTGTTTGGAGTTGGACATCGAGAGTGGTCTGCGACTTTCCACAGGGTCCCCAAGCTTGTCAACACTGAGCTTCAGGAACATGGAGCCAAACGGGTTGCTGAGATTGGTCTCACGGATACGTCGGATAGGGATCCTTTCACAGACTTTGAGACTTGGGAGGATAACGTCCTCTGGCCTGCTCTGCAGAAGGAGGGTCCTGATTCGGAACCCAAGATTGCGATGCCACAGACAGACTTGTCTGTTTGTGTCTCCATGCCTCGCAGTTCGACACTTCGCCAAGATGTCAACGAAGCAATTGTCACAGCTACCAGAGACCTGAGTGGCCCAGGGGTTCCTCTCAAGAAACATTTCGAGATTGCACTCCCCAGCGAGGTGTCTTACCGGGCCGGTGATTACCTCTGCATCCTGCCCATCAACCCCCGAGAAACCGTTTCTCGCGTGTTCAGGCACTTTAAGCTCTCATGGGATGCCGTGCTTACCATCGAGGGAGAAAAGAGAGTGGCTCTTCCCATGAGCCAACCGACTTCTGCTTGGAACATTCTCAGCGCCTACGTTGAGCTAGCACAGCCGGCTACCAAGAGGAATATCCTGTCTCTGGCAGAGTACACTTCGGATGCCGAGACCAAGCGGAGTCTTCGGGATCTCGCTGGTGACAAGTTGCAAGAGGAAGTCACCAAAAAGCGTGTCTCTGTCATGGATCTTCTTGAGCGGTTCCCCAAGATTGAACTTCCTCTGGCTCCGTTCTTGACCATGCTGCCGCCAATGAGAATTCGTCAATA CTCCATCGCCTCTTCGCCCTTGAAGAGCCCCCATCACGTCTCAGTAACCTATTCCATCCTCGACGAGCCCTCACTCTCCGGCCAAGGACGTCACATCGGGGTAGCGACCAACTATCTTTCCAATCTCAGCACCAACGACCTCGTCCACGTTGCCATTCGTCCCTCACACGTCGccttccatcttcctctcACACCCGAGACCACTCCCATCATCTGTGTCGCCGCTGGCGCTGGAGTTGGACCGTTCCGTGCTTTTGTTGAAGAGCGAGCTCAGCAAATGGCTGCTGGCAGAAAGCTGGCACCCGCGTTGCTATTCTTCGGTTGTCGTGGAAAGACAGACGATTTATACCGCGAAGCGTTTGACGCGTGGGAGAAGCAAGGTGCTGTGGTAGTAAAGAGAGCCTACTCACGCGAGACTTCAGAGGAGACAAAAAACTGCAAGTACGTCCAACACCGAATGGTGAAGGAAAAGCATGAAGTTGCTGAGCTATGGGACCGGGGAGCAAAGCTGTACGTTTGCGGTAGTCGTGATATGGGCAAGGCGGTTGAAGAGGCGTGTGTTGGATTGTTGCAGGAACTCAACGATATgagcgagaaggaggctAGGATGTTTGTTGAGGAGGTTCGGAACCAGAGGTTTGCTACTGATGTTTTTACCTAA
- a CDS encoding Cellulase domain-containing protein has protein sequence MLAKFAFCLFLAAANAWTPQSRRAAYHNGEKLAERWLLGSDKIRGVNLGSQFIIERWMAEESWKKMNCGPYNDEWTCVEGIGQAAADKAFKKHWETWTTEDDIKQIASLGLNAVRIPVGFWMYEDIIKEDEYYPRGGIWHLDRIVGWCKDHGLYVIIDLHGAPGSQSPSEQFTGHALKNPGFYTPENYERAARFLEWMTKRIHTNGNYTTVGMIEVMNEPVRSGKWKAEATDMRKNFYPKAFHRIQAMEGYLDVAESDRLHIQFMGKSWGAGDPREYLPESDLIFFDAHRYLSFDNRIAGNKKSYIETACDDYMGKSVFVGEWSLSVNSTLKNTDEFKVDGQETWYKHYWAAQVESFEKSDGWFFWSWKCDGKVDWRWCYKSAVAAGVIPKDAGNAASISPCFRY, from the exons ATGCTTGCCAAGTTTGCGTTCTGCTTGTTCCTGGCAGCGGCAAATGCTTGGACTCCCCAATCAAGGA GAGCCGCATACCACAACGGAGAGAAATTAGCCGAACGATGGTTGCTGGGATCTGACAAGATCCGAGGTGTCAACCTTGGCTCTCAATTCATCATCGAGCGTTGGATGGCCGAAGAGTcatggaagaagatgaactgCGGTCCTTACAACGACGAGTGGACTTGCGTTGAGGGTATCGGCCAGGCTGCTGCCGATAAGGCCTTTAAGAAACATTGGGAAACGTGGACGACTGAGGATGATATCAAGCAGATTGCAAGTCTCGGCTTGAACGCTGTCCGTATCCCGGTTGGGTTCTGGATGTATGAGGATATTATCAAGGAGGATGAATATTATCCACGAGGTGGTATTTGGCATCTTGATCGTATTGTTGGATGGTGTAAAGACCATGGTCTTTATGTCATTATCGACCTTCATGGTGCTCCGGGGTCGCAGTCTCCGAGTGAGCAGTTCACTGGCCAT GCCCTGAAGAACCCCGGATTCTACACACCCGAGAACTATGAGCGAGCCGCCAGATTTCTCGAATGGATGACGAAGCGAATTCACACCAACGGCAACTACACCACGGTTGGCATGATTGAGGTGATGAATGAGCCTGTTCGTTCTGGAAAGTGGAAGGCTGAGGCTACAGACATGAGGAAGAATTTCTACCCCAAAGCCTTCCACCGTATACAGGCCATGGAGGGTTACCTCGATGTGGCCGAGTCTGATCGTCTTCACATTCAGTTCATG GGAAAGTCATGGGGTGCAGGAGACCCTCGAGAATACCTCCCAGAAAGcgacctcatcttcttcgacgCGCATCGCTACCTCAGCTTCGACAACCGCATCGCCGGCAACAAGAAATCATACATCGAAACAGCCTGCGACGACTACATGGGCAAGAGCGTATTCGTCGGCGAGTGGTCTCTCTCCGTCAACAGCACTTTAAAGAACACAGACGAATTCAAGGTCGATGGACAAGAGACTTGGTACAAACATTACTGGGCTGCGCAGGTAGAGTCGTTTGAAAAGTCGGATGGATGGTTCTTTTGGTCTTGGAAGTGTGATGGCAAGGTTGATTGGCGGTGGTGTTACAAgtctgctgttgctgcggGTGTTATTCCAAAGGATGCTGGCAATGCAGCTAGTATCAGCCCATGCTTCAGGTATTGA